Proteins from a single region of Streptomyces glaucescens:
- a CDS encoding discoidin domain-containing protein, with amino-acid sequence MPSVGIPPALRRSGPATRRATAGALVSSLVGTLLALVPAAPATAAETLLSQGRPATASSTEGAAFAAPAAVDGNLTGTRWASQWSDNQWFQVDLGQRTAISRVVLTWEAAYGKAYDIQLSDNGSDWRTVRSVTAGDGGTDDLTVSGTGRYVRLQGVTRGTGYGYSLWEFQVYGGTGDTPQLPGGGDLGPNVHVIDPSTPDIQGKLDAVFKQQESAQFGTGRHAFLFKPGTYNNLNAQIGFYTQIAGLGLKPDDTLINGDITVDAGWFNGNATQNFWRGAENLAVNPVNGTNRWAVSQASSFRRMHVKGGLNLAPNGYGWASGGYIADSKIDGQIGNYSQQQWYTRDSSIGGWSNSVWNQVFSGVEGAPANSFPEPRYTTLASTPVSREKPFLYLDGNEYKVFAPAKRTNARGTTWASGTPQGESIPLSRFYVVKPGTTAATINQALAQGLHLLFTPGVYHVDRTIDVNRAGTIVLGLGLATIIPDNGVTAMRVADVDGVRLAGFLIDAGPVNSPTLLEVGPQNASADHSANPTTVQDVYIRIGGAGAGKATTSMVVNNDDTIIDHTWVWRADHGEGVGWETNRADYGVRVNGDDVLATGLFVEHFNKYDVEWYGERGRTIFFQNEKAYDAPNQAAIQNGATKGYAAYRVDDSVNTHEGWGMGSYCYYNVDPTIRQDHGFKAPVKPGVRFHSLLTVSLGGNGHFEHVINDTGAPTQGTETVPSTVVSFP; translated from the coding sequence ATGCCTTCAGTCGGGATACCGCCGGCTCTGCGGCGATCCGGCCCGGCCACCAGACGCGCCACCGCCGGCGCGCTGGTCTCGTCCCTGGTCGGCACGCTGCTCGCACTCGTCCCGGCCGCCCCGGCGACCGCCGCCGAGACCCTGCTGTCGCAGGGCAGGCCGGCCACCGCCTCCTCCACGGAGGGTGCGGCGTTCGCCGCCCCGGCCGCCGTCGACGGCAACCTCACCGGCACCCGCTGGGCCAGCCAGTGGAGCGACAACCAGTGGTTCCAGGTCGACCTCGGCCAGCGCACCGCGATCAGCCGGGTGGTCCTGACCTGGGAGGCGGCGTACGGCAAGGCCTACGACATCCAGCTGTCCGACAACGGCAGCGACTGGCGCACCGTCAGGTCCGTCACCGCCGGGGACGGCGGCACCGACGACCTCACCGTCTCCGGCACCGGCCGCTACGTCCGCCTCCAGGGCGTCACCCGCGGCACCGGCTACGGCTACTCGCTGTGGGAGTTCCAGGTCTACGGCGGCACCGGCGACACCCCCCAGCTCCCCGGCGGCGGCGACCTCGGCCCCAACGTGCACGTCATCGACCCCTCCACCCCCGACATCCAGGGCAAGCTGGACGCGGTGTTCAAACAGCAGGAGTCCGCGCAGTTCGGCACCGGCCGGCACGCCTTCCTGTTCAAGCCCGGCACCTACAACAACCTCAACGCCCAGATCGGCTTCTACACCCAGATCGCGGGCCTCGGCCTCAAGCCCGACGACACGCTGATCAACGGTGACATCACCGTCGACGCGGGCTGGTTCAACGGCAACGCCACCCAGAACTTCTGGCGCGGCGCGGAGAACCTCGCGGTCAATCCGGTCAACGGCACCAACCGGTGGGCCGTCTCGCAGGCGTCGTCCTTCCGCCGCATGCACGTCAAGGGCGGCCTGAATCTCGCCCCGAACGGCTACGGCTGGGCGAGCGGCGGCTACATCGCCGACTCGAAGATCGACGGCCAGATCGGCAACTACTCCCAGCAGCAGTGGTACACGCGGGACAGCAGCATCGGCGGCTGGTCCAACTCCGTGTGGAACCAGGTCTTCTCGGGTGTCGAGGGCGCCCCGGCGAACAGCTTCCCCGAGCCCCGCTACACCACCCTGGCCAGCACCCCGGTCTCGCGCGAGAAGCCGTTCCTCTACCTCGACGGCAACGAGTACAAGGTGTTCGCCCCCGCCAAGCGCACCAACGCGCGCGGCACCACTTGGGCGAGCGGCACCCCCCAGGGCGAGTCCATCCCGCTCAGCCGCTTCTACGTCGTCAAGCCCGGCACCACCGCCGCGACCATCAACCAGGCGCTCGCCCAGGGCCTGCACCTGCTGTTCACCCCGGGCGTCTACCACGTCGACCGGACCATCGACGTCAACCGGGCGGGCACCATCGTGCTGGGCCTCGGCCTCGCCACGATCATCCCGGACAACGGTGTGACCGCGATGCGGGTCGCCGACGTCGACGGCGTGCGGCTCGCCGGCTTCCTGATCGACGCCGGGCCGGTCAACTCGCCCACGCTGCTGGAAGTCGGCCCGCAGAACGCCTCCGCCGACCACTCCGCGAACCCCACCACCGTCCAGGACGTGTACATCCGCATCGGCGGCGCGGGCGCGGGCAAGGCCACCACCAGCATGGTCGTCAACAACGACGACACGATCATCGACCACACCTGGGTGTGGCGGGCCGACCACGGCGAGGGCGTCGGCTGGGAGACCAACCGCGCCGACTACGGCGTGCGGGTCAACGGTGACGACGTACTGGCCACCGGGCTGTTCGTGGAGCACTTCAACAAGTACGACGTCGAGTGGTACGGCGAGCGCGGCCGGACGATCTTCTTCCAGAACGAGAAGGCGTACGACGCCCCCAACCAGGCCGCCATCCAGAACGGCGCCACCAAGGGCTACGCCGCCTACCGCGTCGACGACTCCGTGAACACCCACGAGGGCTGGGGCATGGGCAGCTACTGCTACTACAACGTCGACCCGACGATCCGCCAGGACCACGGCTTCAAGGCCCCGGTCAAGCCCGGCGTGAGGTTCCACAGCCTGCTCACCGTCTCGCTCGGCGGCAACGGTCACTTCGAGCACGTCATCAACGACACGGGTGCCCCCACCCAGGGCACCGAGACCGTCCCCTCGACCGTCGTCTCCTTTCCCTGA
- a CDS encoding lamin tail domain-containing protein, whose product MRKRHAISTAAVAAGLLAAVAAAPAQAAEYSSALKIKGIQYDAPGRDDNRCTGGNTKAEYLTIKNYSRTTTVNLKGYVVKDAAGNRYTFTLSHKLEPGDYVSLRGGKGTESDRYNVAYRQNCNFMWNNDKDTVYLYKPSGARADVHAYTKAANDRDGNGYITFHK is encoded by the coding sequence ATGCGCAAGCGCCACGCGATATCCACCGCGGCCGTCGCCGCCGGCCTGCTGGCGGCCGTCGCCGCCGCTCCGGCCCAGGCCGCCGAGTACTCCTCCGCCCTGAAGATCAAGGGCATCCAGTACGACGCCCCGGGCCGGGACGACAACCGGTGCACCGGCGGCAACACCAAGGCCGAGTACCTGACCATCAAGAACTACTCGCGCACCACGACCGTCAACCTCAAGGGGTACGTCGTGAAGGACGCCGCGGGCAACAGGTACACGTTCACCCTCAGCCACAAGCTGGAGCCCGGCGACTACGTGTCGCTGCGCGGCGGCAAGGGCACCGAGTCCGACCGGTACAACGTCGCCTACCGCCAGAACTGCAACTTCATGTGGAACAACGACAAGGACACCGTCTACCTGTACAAGCCCTCCGGCGCCCGCGCCGACGTCCACGCGTACACCAAGGCCGCCAACGACCGGGACGGAAACGGCTACATCACGTTCCACAAGTGA
- a CDS encoding GH1 family beta-glucosidase has product MTTTAPQAAADHAALIDRLPPDFRFGAATSAFQIEGATDEDGRTASIWDTFCRVPGAVARGDTGDTACDHYHRMPEDVALLAALGLDTYRFSVAWPRVQPGGRGPANPAGLDFYDRLVDELLARDVTPWLTLYHWDLPQELQDAGGWPARDTAHRFADYAELVHDRLGDRVTHWTTLNEPFCAAVLGYVEGVHAPGGRSLADGVRAVHHLHLAHGLAVRRLRSAARRPLDLAVSHLLGTSGPATGSAADREAARRADAFGFRFYLDPVLRGSYPRDLVDDLAAHGVEIPVRDGDLETIAAPIDTLGVNYYRSMRTSGTDEHGATTGADGLPVTRGLPHGGLPVTGLGWEVMPHDLTDLLLRVSRDYPGIPMVVTENGAAYADRPDAHGFVDDTDRTAYLAAHLAAVAGARAQGADVRGYFAWSLFDNFEWSEGYRARFGLVRVDYATQARVPKRSALWLRDTARRVRAAGGVPGRVTCGT; this is encoded by the coding sequence ATGACCACGACCGCCCCGCAGGCCGCCGCCGACCACGCCGCACTCATCGACCGGCTGCCCCCCGACTTCCGGTTCGGCGCCGCCACCTCGGCCTTCCAGATCGAGGGCGCCACCGACGAGGACGGCCGTACGGCGTCCATCTGGGACACCTTCTGCCGCGTCCCGGGCGCCGTCGCCCGCGGGGACACCGGCGACACCGCCTGCGACCACTACCACCGGATGCCCGAGGACGTCGCCCTGCTGGCCGCCCTGGGCCTGGACACCTACCGCTTCTCCGTCGCCTGGCCGCGCGTCCAGCCGGGCGGGCGCGGTCCGGCCAACCCCGCGGGCCTCGACTTCTACGACCGTCTCGTGGACGAGCTGCTGGCCCGGGACGTCACCCCGTGGCTGACCCTCTACCACTGGGACCTGCCCCAGGAACTGCAGGACGCGGGAGGCTGGCCCGCCCGGGACACCGCCCACCGCTTCGCCGACTACGCCGAGCTGGTGCACGACCGGCTCGGCGACCGGGTCACCCACTGGACCACCCTGAACGAACCGTTCTGCGCGGCGGTCCTCGGGTACGTCGAGGGCGTCCACGCCCCCGGCGGCCGCTCCCTCGCCGACGGCGTCAGGGCCGTCCACCATCTGCACCTGGCCCACGGTCTCGCCGTCCGGCGGCTGCGCTCGGCCGCCCGGCGTCCGCTGGACCTGGCCGTGAGCCACCTGCTGGGCACCAGCGGCCCGGCCACCGGCAGCGCGGCCGACCGGGAGGCCGCCCGCCGGGCCGACGCGTTCGGCTTCCGGTTCTACCTCGACCCGGTCCTGCGCGGGAGCTACCCCCGGGACCTCGTCGACGACCTGGCCGCGCACGGCGTGGAGATCCCCGTCCGCGACGGCGACCTGGAGACCATCGCCGCCCCCATCGACACCCTCGGCGTCAACTACTACCGCTCCATGCGGACCTCCGGCACCGACGAGCACGGTGCCACCACCGGCGCCGACGGCCTGCCCGTGACCCGCGGCCTCCCGCACGGCGGCCTCCCGGTCACCGGCCTCGGCTGGGAGGTGATGCCGCACGACCTCACCGACCTGCTGCTGCGCGTCTCCCGCGACTACCCGGGCATCCCGATGGTCGTCACCGAGAACGGCGCCGCCTACGCGGACCGTCCCGACGCCCACGGCTTCGTCGACGACACCGACCGCACCGCCTACCTCGCCGCCCACCTGGCGGCCGTCGCCGGGGCCCGCGCTCAGGGGGCCGACGTGCGCGGCTACTTCGCCTGGTCGTTGTTCGACAACTTCGAATGGTCCGAGGGCTACCGCGCCCGCTTCGGCCTGGTCCGCGTCGACTACGCCACCCAGGCCCGCGTCCCCAAACGCAGCGCCCTGTGGCTGCGGGACACCGCCCGCCGCGTGCGCGCGGCCGGCGGTGTCCCGGGCCGCGTCACTTGTGGAACGTGA
- a CDS encoding discoidin domain-containing protein, which translates to MDSPRTARRRRDAASLVTLGALLAGSVTVVTAGPATAADTLLSQGKTATASSTEGAAFTASAAVDGDLTGTRWASQWTDSQWLQVDLGRSADISRVVLTWEAAYGKAYHIQLSDNGTTWRTARTVTDGDGGTDDLTVTGTGRYVRLQGVTRATGYGYSLWEFQVYGAESGQPAPGGAVRVSGSQGDWQLTVGGQPYTVKGLTWGPAVADAGRYLPDVKSMGVNTIRTWGTDGGTEPLLDAAAAQGIRVINGFWLQPGGGPGSGGCVNYVTDTTYKNTALNEFARWVETYKSHPATLMWNVGNESVLGLQNCYSGAELEAQRNAYTSFVNDVARRIHGIDPDHPVTSTDAWTGAWPYYKRNAPDLDLYSMNSYGDICGVQEDWEEGGYTKPYLITEAGPAGEWEVPDDANGVPDEPTDVQKAEGYTKAWNCVTRHDGVALGATLFHYGVEHDFGGVWFNLVPDGLKRLSYYAVKRAYTGTAGHDNTPPVISDMTVSPASSAPAGGEFTVRADVRDPDGDPIAYKVFLSGNYASGDKRLVEARWRSTGNGTFAVTAPERLGVWKVYLQAEDGRGNVGIETESVKVVAPPVTGTNVALNKPTTASSFQPSYGDCPCEPAKATDGRTDTRWASDWSDPQWIRVDLGSATPVRRIQLVWDPAYARSYEVQVSDDGTTWRTVHTTADGNGDVDTIDVAATARHVRLHLTARGTGWGYSLHEFGIYS; encoded by the coding sequence ATGGACTCGCCCCGCACCGCAAGGAGAAGACGCGACGCAGCCTCGCTCGTGACGCTGGGCGCGCTGCTGGCCGGATCGGTCACCGTGGTCACGGCCGGCCCCGCCACGGCCGCGGACACCCTGCTCTCGCAAGGGAAGACGGCGACCGCCTCGTCCACCGAGGGCGCCGCCTTCACCGCCTCCGCCGCCGTCGACGGCGACCTCACCGGCACCCGCTGGGCCAGCCAGTGGACCGACAGCCAATGGCTCCAGGTCGACCTCGGCAGGAGCGCCGACATCAGCCGCGTCGTCCTCACCTGGGAAGCGGCCTACGGCAAGGCCTACCACATCCAGCTCTCCGACAACGGCACCACCTGGCGCACCGCCAGGACCGTCACCGACGGCGACGGCGGCACCGACGACCTGACCGTCACCGGCACCGGCCGCTACGTCCGCCTCCAGGGCGTCACCCGCGCCACCGGCTACGGCTACTCGCTGTGGGAGTTCCAGGTCTACGGCGCCGAGTCCGGGCAGCCCGCTCCGGGCGGCGCCGTCCGGGTGAGCGGGAGCCAGGGCGACTGGCAGCTGACCGTCGGCGGGCAGCCGTACACGGTCAAGGGCCTCACCTGGGGGCCAGCCGTCGCGGACGCGGGCCGGTACCTGCCCGATGTGAAGTCGATGGGCGTGAACACCATCCGCACCTGGGGCACCGACGGCGGCACCGAGCCGCTGCTGGACGCCGCGGCCGCGCAGGGAATCCGGGTGATCAACGGCTTCTGGCTGCAGCCGGGCGGCGGACCGGGCTCCGGCGGATGCGTGAACTACGTCACCGACACCACGTACAAGAACACCGCGCTGAACGAGTTCGCCAGGTGGGTCGAGACGTACAAGTCCCACCCCGCGACGCTGATGTGGAACGTCGGCAACGAATCGGTCCTCGGTCTGCAGAACTGCTACAGCGGCGCGGAGCTGGAGGCCCAGCGCAACGCGTACACGAGCTTCGTCAACGACGTCGCCAGGAGGATCCACGGCATCGACCCCGACCACCCCGTCACCTCCACCGACGCGTGGACGGGTGCCTGGCCCTACTACAAGCGCAACGCGCCCGACCTCGACCTGTACTCGATGAACTCCTACGGCGACATCTGCGGTGTCCAGGAGGACTGGGAGGAGGGCGGCTACACCAAGCCGTACCTCATCACCGAGGCCGGACCGGCCGGCGAGTGGGAGGTGCCGGACGACGCCAACGGCGTCCCGGACGAACCGACCGACGTGCAGAAGGCCGAGGGGTACACCAAGGCGTGGAACTGCGTCACCCGGCACGACGGTGTCGCCCTGGGCGCGACCCTGTTCCACTACGGCGTCGAGCACGACTTCGGCGGTGTCTGGTTCAACCTCGTGCCCGACGGGCTGAAGAGGCTGTCCTACTACGCCGTCAAACGGGCCTACACCGGGACGGCCGGCCACGACAACACCCCGCCCGTCATCTCGGACATGACCGTCAGCCCCGCCTCGTCGGCACCGGCGGGCGGCGAGTTCACCGTCCGTGCGGACGTGCGCGACCCCGACGGCGACCCGATCGCCTACAAGGTCTTCCTCAGCGGCAACTACGCGAGCGGCGACAAGCGCCTGGTCGAGGCCAGGTGGCGGTCCACCGGCAACGGGACCTTCGCCGTGACGGCTCCCGAGAGGCTCGGCGTGTGGAAGGTGTACCTCCAGGCCGAGGACGGCCGCGGCAACGTCGGCATCGAGACGGAGTCGGTCAAGGTCGTCGCCCCGCCGGTCACCGGCACGAACGTGGCGCTGAACAAGCCGACCACCGCGTCCTCCTTCCAGCCCTCGTACGGCGACTGCCCCTGCGAGCCCGCCAAGGCGACGGACGGCCGGACCGACACCCGCTGGGCCAGCGACTGGAGCGACCCGCAGTGGATCCGGGTCGACCTCGGCTCCGCCACGCCCGTCCGCCGGATCCAGCTCGTCTGGGACCCCGCCTACGCCAGGTCCTACGAGGTCCAGGTCTCGGACGACGGCACCACCTGGCGCACGGTCCACACCACGGCCGACGGCAACGGGGACGTCGACACCATCGACGTGGCGGCGACCGCACGGCACGTACGACTGCACCTGACGGCGCGTGGCACCGGCTGGGGCTACTCGCTGCACGAGTTCGGCATCTACAGCTGA
- a CDS encoding carbohydrate ABC transporter permease — translation MAAPPSFLWSRRIFLTVLTVFVLLPVYVMLSSSLKPLEDVSEKFQWVPSEFTLRPYADIWETVPLADYFVNSLIVSGAATVCSVVIAVFAAYAVSRYDFRGKRVFTVTVLSTQMFPGILFLLPLFLIYVNIGNATGIALFGSRGGLILTYLTFSLPFSIWMLIGYFDSIPRDLDEAAKVDGCGPVGALFRVIVPAAVPGIVAVAVYAFMTAWGEVLFASVMTNDTTRTLAVGLQGYSTLNDVYWNQIMAASLVVSVPVVAGFLLLQRYLVAGLTAGAVK, via the coding sequence ATGGCCGCCCCGCCGTCCTTCCTGTGGAGCCGGCGGATCTTCCTCACCGTCCTGACGGTGTTCGTCCTGCTGCCGGTCTACGTGATGCTCTCCAGCTCGCTCAAGCCGCTGGAGGACGTCTCGGAGAAGTTCCAGTGGGTGCCCTCGGAGTTCACCCTCCGGCCGTACGCGGACATCTGGGAGACCGTCCCGCTCGCGGACTACTTCGTCAACTCCCTGATCGTCTCGGGCGCGGCCACCGTCTGCTCGGTGGTCATCGCCGTGTTCGCCGCCTACGCCGTCAGCCGCTACGACTTCCGGGGCAAGCGCGTCTTCACCGTCACCGTCCTGTCGACGCAGATGTTCCCCGGCATCCTGTTCCTGCTGCCCCTGTTCCTCATCTACGTCAACATCGGCAACGCCACCGGCATCGCCCTGTTCGGTTCGCGCGGCGGCCTGATCCTCACCTACCTGACGTTCTCGCTCCCGTTCTCCATCTGGATGCTCATCGGGTACTTCGACTCCATCCCGCGCGACCTGGACGAGGCCGCCAAGGTCGACGGGTGCGGTCCCGTGGGCGCACTGTTCCGGGTGATCGTCCCGGCCGCCGTGCCCGGCATCGTCGCGGTCGCCGTGTACGCCTTCATGACCGCCTGGGGCGAGGTCCTCTTCGCCTCCGTCATGACCAACGACACCACCCGCACCCTCGCCGTCGGACTCCAGGGCTACTCCACCCTCAACGACGTGTACTGGAACCAGATCATGGCCGCCTCCCTCGTGGTCAGCGTGCCCGTGGTCGCCGGCTTCCTGCTCCTCCAGCGCTACCTGGTCGCCGGACTCACCGCCGGCGCCGTCAAGTGA
- a CDS encoding LacI family DNA-binding transcriptional regulator: MTKRGPTLEDVAREAGVSRATVSRVVNGVRNVDPRIQEAVRRAITRTGYTPNQAARSLVTRRTGAVALVFSAAGEAFAARVFADPFFGRVVDGALGFLRERAVQPVLLVAESEQARTQVVQYLRQGAADGALVVSLDADDPLPGMLVAAGVPTVLFGRPPGPLRAGYVDLDNAAGARLAAGHLLARGRRRLATIGAPRSAPAARERLDGFRAALAEAGITGVPVVRGRFTAASGREAMARLLREHPGLDGVFAANDLMALGACQYLRERGVAVPGDIAVVGFDDSRAATECRPGLTTVRQPVEEMAAAMARLLVDRLRGAAEEGSRVLFDPVLVVRESS; this comes from the coding sequence GTGACCAAGAGGGGACCGACTCTGGAAGACGTCGCACGTGAGGCCGGAGTCTCGCGTGCGACGGTGTCGCGCGTGGTCAACGGCGTGCGCAACGTGGACCCGCGGATCCAGGAGGCGGTGCGCCGGGCGATCACCCGCACCGGCTACACCCCCAACCAGGCGGCCCGCTCACTCGTGACCCGCCGCACGGGTGCGGTGGCGCTGGTCTTCTCCGCGGCGGGCGAGGCCTTCGCCGCGCGCGTCTTCGCCGACCCGTTCTTCGGGCGCGTGGTCGACGGAGCGCTGGGCTTCCTGCGCGAGCGGGCCGTCCAGCCGGTGCTCCTGGTCGCCGAGTCGGAGCAGGCCCGGACGCAGGTCGTGCAGTACCTGCGGCAGGGCGCCGCCGACGGCGCCCTGGTGGTCTCCCTGGACGCCGACGACCCGCTGCCGGGGATGCTGGTGGCAGCGGGTGTTCCCACCGTCCTCTTCGGGCGCCCTCCCGGCCCGCTGCGGGCGGGATACGTCGACCTCGACAACGCCGCGGGCGCCCGGCTCGCGGCCGGTCATCTCCTCGCCCGCGGCCGGCGGCGCCTGGCCACCATCGGCGCACCCCGCTCCGCCCCGGCCGCCCGGGAACGCCTCGACGGCTTCCGCGCGGCGCTGGCCGAGGCGGGGATCACCGGCGTCCCCGTGGTCAGGGGCCGGTTCACGGCCGCGAGCGGACGGGAGGCGATGGCCCGCCTGCTGCGCGAACACCCCGGGCTCGACGGGGTGTTCGCCGCCAACGACCTGATGGCGCTGGGCGCGTGCCAGTACCTGCGGGAGCGGGGTGTCGCCGTGCCCGGTGACATCGCCGTGGTGGGCTTCGACGACTCGCGGGCCGCGACCGAGTGCCGGCCCGGACTCACGACGGTGCGGCAGCCGGTGGAGGAGATGGCCGCGGCGATGGCGCGGCTGCTGGTCGACCGGCTCCGGGGCGCCGCGGAGGAGGGCTCCCGGGTGCTCTTCGATCCGGTGCTGGTGGTGCGCGAGTCGTCCTGA
- a CDS encoding DUF1996 domain-containing protein, whose translation MRPRSKLPVLLLGSALIASVLGIGTVATAAGPQDAPAASAAPAHAHTGHTGHMTAVSAQVSADDPDGDGYIPAVPQVTGVTPSTATPPPRYHKEFQANCAVTHTAPDDPIVYPGQPGRSHDHTFMGNTTTNAVSTTASLSGGRTTCLAPADASAYWMPSLYKGDRKVLPVGPQVIYYKSGVTDYTSVRPFPKGLRFVVGDPMQSAQQFRGHKGFVEGWECGDSFFNVDFPASCPSRPDVQLNIRMQAPSCWDGKYLDTPDHQSHMAYPVVRPGTNDNMCPASHPVALPMIEFKMAWPVNGDMRDVRLASGRGYSFHYDFFNAWEERTLKALVDHCIVGGLQCDTRGYDQNHPERGAVLNADHRLP comes from the coding sequence ATGAGACCACGTTCGAAGCTCCCCGTGCTGCTGCTCGGCAGCGCGCTGATCGCAAGCGTGCTCGGCATCGGCACCGTCGCCACGGCGGCCGGCCCCCAGGACGCCCCGGCCGCCTCGGCTGCCCCGGCCCACGCACACACCGGGCACACCGGGCACATGACCGCGGTGTCGGCCCAGGTGTCCGCCGACGACCCCGACGGTGACGGGTACATACCGGCAGTGCCCCAGGTCACGGGCGTGACCCCGTCCACCGCGACCCCGCCGCCGCGCTACCACAAGGAGTTCCAGGCCAACTGCGCCGTCACGCACACCGCGCCGGACGACCCGATCGTGTACCCGGGGCAGCCGGGCAGGTCCCACGACCACACCTTCATGGGCAACACGACGACGAACGCCGTCAGCACCACGGCGAGTCTGTCCGGAGGGAGGACCACCTGCCTGGCACCCGCCGACGCCTCCGCCTACTGGATGCCGTCCCTGTACAAGGGGGACAGGAAGGTCCTGCCCGTCGGGCCGCAGGTCATCTACTACAAGTCCGGTGTCACCGACTACACCAGCGTGCGGCCCTTCCCCAAGGGGCTGCGGTTCGTCGTCGGCGACCCGATGCAGAGCGCCCAGCAGTTCCGCGGCCACAAGGGCTTCGTCGAGGGCTGGGAATGCGGTGACAGCTTCTTCAACGTCGACTTCCCGGCGAGCTGCCCGAGCCGGCCGGACGTCCAGCTCAACATCCGCATGCAGGCGCCCAGTTGCTGGGACGGCAAGTACCTCGACACCCCCGACCACCAGAGCCACATGGCCTACCCGGTCGTCAGACCCGGCACCAACGACAACATGTGCCCGGCCTCCCACCCGGTCGCCCTGCCGATGATCGAGTTCAAGATGGCGTGGCCGGTCAACGGCGACATGCGCGACGTCCGCCTCGCCAGTGGACGCGGCTACTCCTTCCACTACGACTTCTTCAACGCCTGGGAGGAGCGGACCCTCAAAGCGCTGGTCGACCACTGCATCGTGGGCGGCCTCCAGTGCGACACGCGCGGTTACGACCAGAACCACCCGGAGCGCGGCGCCGTGCTGAACGCCGACCACCGGCTGCCCTGA
- a CDS encoding GH1 family beta-glucosidase, whose product MSESAAPHALDLAAFPADFTWGTATSAYQIEGAVAEDGRAPSIWDTFSHTPGRVDNDDHGDVACDHYHRWPEDIVLMKELGTDGYRMSVAWPRVLPGGDGPVNPAGLDFYDRLVDGLLAAGITPSVTLYHWDLPQALQDRGGWTRRDTAEHLAAYASVVAERLGDRVTRWATLNEPLCSGWIGHLEGRMAPGLTDLTAAVRASYHLLLAHGLAVQAVRAAAPGARIGLVTNHSTVEPATARPEDAAAAVRLDGHTNRWWLDPVYGRGFPADMRELYGVELPERPGDLEVMASPTDWHGLNYYFPSVVVDDPDGPVPYAREVKVPGVPRSGMDWPVDAAGLEGMLMRLTDDYGVRRIYVTENGSAYPDTVAPDGSVHDPERTRYLEDHLAACARALRKGAPLAGYYAWSLLDNFEWAYGYDKRFGLVHVDYATQKRTMKSSGRRYAEIIRAHRNAVSAAVGAARPGA is encoded by the coding sequence GTGTCCGAATCCGCAGCCCCGCACGCCCTCGACCTGGCGGCCTTCCCGGCCGACTTCACCTGGGGCACCGCGACATCCGCCTACCAGATCGAGGGCGCGGTGGCCGAGGACGGCCGCGCCCCGTCCATCTGGGACACCTTCAGCCACACGCCCGGCCGGGTGGACAACGACGACCACGGCGACGTGGCCTGCGACCACTACCACCGCTGGCCCGAGGACATCGTCCTGATGAAGGAACTCGGCACCGACGGCTACCGCATGTCCGTGGCCTGGCCCCGCGTCCTGCCCGGCGGCGACGGCCCCGTCAACCCGGCCGGCCTCGACTTCTACGACCGGCTCGTCGACGGACTGCTCGCCGCCGGCATCACCCCGTCCGTCACCCTCTACCACTGGGACCTGCCCCAGGCCCTCCAGGACCGCGGCGGCTGGACCCGGCGCGACACCGCCGAGCACCTCGCCGCGTACGCCTCCGTCGTCGCCGAACGGCTCGGCGACCGGGTCACCCGCTGGGCCACCCTCAACGAGCCGCTGTGCTCCGGCTGGATCGGCCACCTGGAGGGCCGGATGGCCCCCGGCCTGACCGACCTCACCGCCGCCGTGCGCGCCTCCTACCACCTGCTCCTCGCCCACGGCCTGGCCGTGCAGGCGGTCCGCGCCGCCGCGCCCGGCGCGCGGATCGGCCTGGTCACCAACCACTCCACCGTCGAGCCCGCCACCGCCCGCCCCGAGGACGCGGCGGCGGCCGTCCGGCTGGACGGCCACACCAACCGCTGGTGGCTCGACCCGGTGTACGGCCGTGGCTTCCCCGCCGACATGCGCGAGCTGTACGGCGTCGAACTGCCCGAACGTCCCGGCGACCTGGAGGTGATGGCGAGCCCGACCGACTGGCACGGCCTCAACTACTACTTCCCGTCCGTCGTCGTCGACGACCCCGACGGACCGGTGCCGTACGCCCGGGAGGTCAAGGTGCCCGGCGTGCCGCGCTCCGGCATGGACTGGCCGGTCGACGCGGCGGGCCTGGAGGGCATGCTGATGCGGCTCACCGACGACTACGGGGTGCGCCGCATCTACGTCACCGAGAACGGCTCCGCCTACCCGGACACCGTCGCCCCCGACGGCAGCGTCCACGACCCCGAGCGCACCCGCTACCTGGAGGACCACCTGGCCGCCTGCGCCCGTGCCCTGCGCAAGGGCGCCCCGCTGGCCGGCTACTACGCCTGGTCCCTGCTGGACAACTTCGAGTGGGCGTACGGCTACGACAAGCGCTTCGGGCTGGTCCACGTGGACTACGCGACCCAGAAGCGCACCATGAAGAGCAGCGGCCGCCGCTACGCGGAGATCATCCGCGCCCACCGCAACGCCGTGTCCGCCGCCGTCGGAGCCGCCCGCCCCGGCGCCTGA